From the genome of Haloplanus sp. XH21, one region includes:
- a CDS encoding RNA-guided endonuclease InsQ/TnpB family protein: MADDYLRRTAITRPILTHEQKQLLDATISEWQTACNTSSQIGWEHGETRKTYLQDLAYDAVLEETRLGSQHAILATHQAAAALSGVEEINELDEEYKTSRPEFTAETVKYDTRTMTIFDDGTVSLATVEDRIRCDLALPDDEDGYQHQYLNDEDWEVTESTLSRRDGDYYLHLGFRKPKPEKQVEQQGDDEDKTVLGVDLGIVNIATTSTAYFASGRELRHRHREFERIRGNLQQTGTQSAHRTIQQMSGRESRYVRDVLHRVANDIIEEALEHNCEYITFENLRHIRERAPPVKEFHQWAHRQLVDLVEYKADAEGISVEYVDPENTSRRCPECGHTSEGNRVRQAEFECEKCGATANADYVGAKNVGWRYVRRGLQSSRRTGDSQLALKSGTVTPNRGFVPSD, from the coding sequence GTGGCGGACGACTATCTGAGACGCACCGCAATCACCCGCCCCATCCTCACCCACGAGCAGAAGCAACTGCTCGATGCCACCATCAGCGAATGGCAAACTGCCTGCAACACCAGCAGCCAGATCGGATGGGAACACGGTGAAACGCGGAAAACGTACCTCCAAGACCTCGCCTACGACGCAGTACTGGAGGAGACGCGTCTCGGGAGTCAGCACGCAATCCTCGCCACCCACCAGGCCGCAGCCGCACTCTCCGGCGTCGAAGAAATCAACGAACTGGACGAGGAGTACAAGACATCACGTCCGGAGTTCACCGCCGAGACAGTGAAATACGACACCCGGACGATGACGATATTCGACGACGGAACAGTCTCACTCGCAACGGTTGAGGACCGTATTCGGTGCGATCTCGCGTTGCCCGACGACGAAGATGGCTACCAACACCAGTACCTCAACGATGAGGACTGGGAGGTTACCGAATCCACGCTTTCTCGGCGTGATGGCGACTACTACCTGCATCTCGGCTTTCGCAAACCGAAGCCCGAGAAACAGGTCGAACAACAGGGCGACGACGAGGACAAGACAGTTCTCGGCGTTGACCTCGGTATCGTCAACATTGCCACCACCAGTACGGCGTACTTCGCGTCCGGCAGGGAACTTCGACACCGCCATCGGGAATTCGAGCGGATACGTGGCAACCTCCAACAGACTGGTACACAATCCGCACATCGGACGATTCAGCAGATGAGCGGTAGGGAATCCCGATACGTTCGAGACGTCCTCCACCGCGTGGCCAACGACATCATCGAGGAAGCACTGGAGCATAACTGCGAGTACATCACCTTTGAGAACCTGAGACACATCAGGGAACGTGCGCCGCCGGTGAAAGAGTTCCACCAGTGGGCGCACCGCCAGCTCGTTGACCTCGTGGAGTACAAGGCTGACGCGGAAGGCATCAGTGTTGAGTACGTTGATCCGGAGAACACGAGTCGGCGGTGTCCCGAGTGTGGCCACACTAGCGAAGGCAATCGCGTCAGGCAGGCGGAGTTCGAGTGCGAGAAGTGTGGTGCGACAGCGAATGCGGACTATGTTGGAGCGAAAAATGTTGGATGGCGGTACGTCCGTCGCGGCCTACAGTCGTCGCGGCGGACGGGCGACAGTCAACTCGCCCTGAAGTCAGGAACAGTGACGCCGAACCGGGGATTCGTCCCGTCCGACTAA
- a CDS encoding tyrosine-type recombinase/integrase, whose protein sequence is MEVAAVGSVNGMDDTQDGVTPREDADRTTFEAAIQQFVQSKGKVGDSGRYATDSKRLLERFEEFAADRGVEDVESISTRLLEGYAQHLDRRVQTREQQGKPHGISGATAHQYFARVRAWLEYLVKRDLLSENPAKSHHVEDELPDESLGTTDDGQQFWSPATRKQIVRWTDWYFDAALDDEQGWVTAADAARERALIATVAYSGARGAELFRDLDNDRRNGLRWRDVDLDAGTLSVLGKSQEIEEAPLLDAGRTRLADHYRRQNPGDEDWPVWVTRHPPSLYAGARILDGVDEDDDRLAPDTVLDVYREHGGTPPALSIGGARRILREHSDASGLVGSDGEHLKLHGARRGLGDELYTHDAEAAQEALRHQSIETTHKSYRDRDGERVRERAQEILNGE, encoded by the coding sequence ATGGAGGTCGCCGCCGTCGGGTCAGTCAACGGAATGGACGACACTCAGGACGGCGTTACCCCCAGGGAAGACGCCGACAGAACCACCTTCGAGGCGGCAATACAGCAGTTCGTCCAGTCGAAGGGGAAGGTCGGCGACTCTGGACGGTACGCCACCGACTCGAAACGCCTGCTGGAGCGTTTCGAAGAATTCGCCGCCGACCGTGGCGTCGAGGACGTCGAGTCGATTTCGACGCGACTCCTCGAAGGCTACGCCCAGCACCTCGACCGCCGCGTCCAGACGCGCGAGCAACAGGGAAAACCCCACGGCATCAGCGGAGCCACCGCCCACCAGTACTTCGCTCGGGTGCGTGCGTGGCTGGAGTACCTCGTCAAACGCGACCTCCTCTCGGAAAACCCTGCAAAGAGCCATCACGTCGAGGACGAACTCCCTGATGAGTCACTCGGCACGACCGACGACGGCCAGCAGTTCTGGAGTCCGGCGACGCGCAAGCAGATCGTCCGCTGGACGGACTGGTACTTCGACGCCGCCCTCGACGACGAGCAGGGATGGGTCACGGCGGCGGATGCTGCCCGCGAGCGGGCCCTCATCGCCACGGTCGCTTACTCTGGGGCCCGCGGCGCCGAACTCTTCCGTGACCTGGACAACGACCGGCGCAACGGTCTTCGGTGGCGCGATGTTGACCTCGACGCGGGGACACTGTCTGTCCTCGGGAAGTCCCAAGAAATCGAGGAAGCCCCGCTCCTTGACGCCGGAAGGACGCGGCTGGCGGACCACTATCGGCGTCAGAACCCCGGGGATGAGGACTGGCCTGTCTGGGTGACGCGACACCCTCCGTCACTCTACGCCGGAGCTCGCATACTCGACGGCGTCGACGAAGACGACGACCGCCTCGCCCCTGACACGGTGTTGGATGTCTACCGCGAGCACGGCGGTACGCCGCCGGCGCTCTCCATCGGCGGGGCACGGCGCATCCTCCGCGAACACTCCGACGCGTCAGGGCTGGTCGGCTCCGATGGCGAGCATCTGAAACTACACGGCGCCCGACGTGGCCTCGGGGACGAACTCTATACCCACGACGCGGAGGCCGCTCAGGAGGCGCTCCGTCATCAGAGCATCGAGACAACACACAAGTCCTACCGTGACCGCGACGGTGAGCGCGTTCGCGAGCGCGCCCAAGAAATCCTAAATGGAGAGTGA
- a CDS encoding type II toxin-antitoxin system VapC family toxin encodes MPVALLDTNVLFASASARDDYHNRAQEIVRGIDHGDLPDVMVTNYVVAETLNLTGEKLGPDAANEMLNRLIEGAHFEIDHAPKTDFNAAQALFRRYLELSFVDSTIAAYMEREGIEYLYSFDDDFDALDGVTRLDTADNPFN; translated from the coding sequence ATGCCGGTTGCCCTCCTAGATACCAACGTCCTCTTCGCCAGTGCAAGCGCCCGCGACGACTACCATAACCGCGCTCAGGAGATTGTCCGAGGTATCGACCACGGCGACCTCCCGGATGTTATGGTGACGAACTACGTCGTCGCGGAAACGCTGAACCTTACTGGCGAGAAACTCGGACCAGACGCCGCGAACGAGATGCTAAATCGGCTCATCGAGGGCGCTCACTTCGAGATTGACCACGCACCGAAAACGGATTTCAACGCTGCTCAGGCCCTCTTCCGCCGGTACTTGGAGCTCTCATTCGTCGATTCGACTATTGCAGCATATATGGAACGGGAAGGTATCGAGTACCTCTACTCGTTCGACGATGATTTCGACGCCCTTGACGGCGTCACGCGGCTGGACACTGCGGATAATCCATTCAACTGA
- a CDS encoding DUF7437 domain-containing protein, whose translation MSKATGDPERAINGLMSVAQLLEEPRLARLYTYILREGEVTIDEIVADIDTPRTTAYADTGTLVDLGVLTRDETQKTHTYTAIPITLTANLDGDTYTITPTLVEAIGRSPQDQDLDLLIEKHGMGKLAAALTYAIPYVEGGMTERLAARELNLQPAFGIAVLQALREVILDMREYDPYFDQIRNARDKPVDEEA comes from the coding sequence ATGTCGAAAGCGACGGGGGACCCCGAACGCGCCATTAATGGCCTCATGTCAGTGGCACAGCTACTCGAAGAGCCACGGCTCGCTCGCCTCTACACGTATATTCTCCGTGAAGGCGAAGTGACGATTGATGAAATCGTCGCCGACATCGACACGCCCCGCACGACCGCGTATGCGGATACGGGGACACTCGTTGATCTCGGGGTACTCACGCGGGATGAAACGCAAAAAACGCACACCTACACGGCCATCCCGATCACCCTCACTGCAAACCTCGATGGCGACACGTACACGATCACGCCCACGCTCGTCGAGGCAATCGGCCGGTCGCCCCAGGATCAGGATCTCGACCTGCTGATCGAGAAGCATGGCATGGGCAAGCTCGCTGCAGCGCTTACGTACGCGATTCCGTACGTGGAGGGCGGCATGACCGAACGCCTCGCAGCGCGCGAACTCAACCTTCAACCTGCGTTCGGGATTGCGGTACTCCAGGCACTCCGCGAGGTGATTCTCGACATGCGGGAGTACGATCCATATTTCGACCAAATTCGGAATGCGCGTGACAAGCCGGTCGACGAGGAAGCGTAG
- a CDS encoding RNA-guided endonuclease InsQ/TnpB family protein yields the protein MQLTEQFHVPDEYHEACSRLTTLVQKHTQRLLEDEYWTGDHLNAIQNHAGQSYTYIRDDDHDAFEDVEEYVYSRFKRCVYHRVTHILDAHSDEYQAFHFVLKTAEERKIRRIGWHRIRTRLFNDDDTPYIEWRVLKTVVEQLNTYYDQHGHFPEHYTELISTPEPNGTLPYAPDKGDYHIHDLTIEDGDVVATVNAPDTLDPDSHHGWTDHEIRFHTHARFTEMVETGEVKAPTLHASDHGYTLDVPVDVPEQDGETVDDRVLAVDLGVKKQATAVVLNAGEDSHHEQVAPPTFIDHPSKDKLFRIKADAEGINDRLAELRRQAKAHTERFNHLLSEYRQTRLKERRLREQIQHDVANQLVWLAMEYGCETIVFESLGQLDAGDASGAVAWSISSWARGELLDYVEYKTKMVGIDFETVNPWGTSRHCPRCGEEGRTVKAPDDHTECRHGGHFHCPGCGYECDRDVVGAINVGRKYLSNTQMEEANPAAYMEAGNHARFPSPRGARSAGVQSATDQQDEASGRQTRLSQFRAAPLTAKRGGRDTGGLHQNHGSNTGLRRPSGSVTKDLLASATGSAGMLPNTTGN from the coding sequence ATGCAACTCACTGAACAGTTCCACGTCCCGGACGAGTACCACGAGGCGTGCAGCCGCCTCACCACGCTCGTCCAGAAACATACCCAACGGTTGCTCGAAGATGAATACTGGACGGGCGACCACCTCAACGCAATTCAAAACCACGCCGGACAATCCTACACGTACATCCGCGACGACGACCACGACGCCTTTGAGGACGTTGAGGAATACGTCTACAGTCGGTTCAAGCGGTGTGTCTACCACCGCGTCACCCACATCCTCGACGCCCACAGCGACGAGTATCAAGCGTTCCACTTCGTCCTCAAAACGGCCGAGGAGCGCAAAATCCGCCGGATCGGCTGGCACCGCATCCGTACACGACTGTTCAACGACGATGACACACCGTACATCGAGTGGCGCGTTCTCAAAACCGTCGTCGAACAACTTAACACGTACTACGACCAGCACGGGCACTTCCCCGAGCATTATACGGAACTCATCTCCACACCGGAGCCGAACGGCACACTACCGTACGCCCCGGATAAAGGCGACTATCACATCCACGACCTCACCATCGAGGATGGTGACGTGGTGGCGACGGTGAACGCGCCGGACACGCTTGACCCGGACTCGCATCACGGTTGGACAGACCACGAAATCCGGTTCCACACCCACGCACGCTTCACCGAGATGGTTGAAACCGGGGAGGTGAAAGCGCCCACGCTTCACGCATCCGACCACGGTTACACGCTTGACGTGCCAGTGGACGTGCCCGAACAAGATGGTGAGACAGTAGATGACCGTGTGTTAGCGGTGGATCTCGGCGTCAAAAAACAGGCTACTGCGGTTGTCCTCAACGCTGGTGAGGACAGTCACCACGAGCAGGTCGCTCCGCCGACGTTCATCGACCACCCCAGCAAGGACAAACTGTTCCGCATCAAAGCCGATGCTGAAGGCATCAACGACCGCCTTGCAGAACTCCGGCGACAGGCCAAAGCACACACTGAACGGTTCAACCACTTACTGAGCGAGTATCGTCAAACAAGACTGAAAGAGCGTCGGCTCCGCGAGCAAATCCAGCACGACGTGGCGAACCAGCTGGTGTGGCTGGCGATGGAATACGGCTGTGAAACCATCGTGTTCGAATCGCTTGGCCAGCTTGACGCGGGGGATGCGAGTGGTGCGGTCGCGTGGTCAATCTCGTCGTGGGCACGCGGCGAGCTACTCGATTACGTTGAGTACAAGACCAAGATGGTCGGTATCGACTTTGAGACGGTCAATCCGTGGGGGACGAGTCGGCACTGTCCCCGCTGTGGTGAGGAGGGACGAACGGTGAAAGCGCCGGACGATCACACCGAGTGTCGCCACGGCGGGCACTTCCACTGCCCCGGGTGTGGCTACGAGTGTGATCGGGACGTGGTCGGCGCGATCAACGTCGGGCGGAAGTACCTCTCAAACACACAGATGGAGGAGGCGAACCCTGCCGCCTATATGGAGGCGGGGAACCACGCCAGGTTTCCATCACCGCGAGGTGCCCGTTCTGCTGGCGTTCAGTCCGCGACCGATCAACAGGACGAGGCGAGCGGTCGTCAGACCCGCCTCTCTCAGTTCCGTGCCGCGCCGCTCACCGCGAAGCGCGGTGGGAGAGACACGGGTGGACTGCACCAAAATCACGGTAGTAACACGGGCTTGCGGCGGCCCAGCGGTAGTGTCACAAAGGACCTCCTCGCCAGTGCTACCGGTTCTGCCGGGATGCTACCAAATACTACTGGAAATTAG
- a CDS encoding DUF2080 family transposase-associated protein, with the protein MDRHEIEGHEVIEGTVKPTGNGAHIYVPKEWVGADVKIVRTTDPDPNTD; encoded by the coding sequence ATGGACAGGCATGAAATAGAAGGGCACGAAGTGATCGAAGGGACTGTGAAACCAACTGGGAACGGGGCTCACATCTACGTCCCGAAAGAGTGGGTGGGTGCAGACGTGAAAATCGTCCGCACCACCGATCCTGACCCGAATACTGACTGA
- a CDS encoding winged helix-turn-helix domain-containing protein: MNYDTEHVRNAGDTPGMITGIPTFAELLENPPLASLYTSIRRSATATGPELVETTTVSKKTVYDYLHKLEEAGLISKVGDDAGTAVYTAEEFELTLTVRETEVSITPELIEVIAQKNEYPAIKRILEDHGIVTFALAYDLVKAHSEGDVTIRQIASLTDLSPGTAYDLVEALYSILGLGDDESSPTTYTPDDFDEDEGNLLEEFADK; encoded by the coding sequence ATGAACTACGATACAGAACACGTGCGGAACGCGGGGGACACTCCGGGGATGATCACCGGAATCCCGACATTCGCAGAATTACTCGAGAACCCACCTCTCGCTAGCCTCTATACATCGATTCGGCGGTCAGCGACTGCCACGGGGCCTGAACTCGTCGAAACAACGACCGTCTCGAAAAAGACGGTGTACGACTATCTCCATAAGCTGGAGGAAGCCGGCCTAATCAGCAAGGTTGGCGACGATGCCGGGACTGCTGTATACACCGCTGAAGAGTTTGAACTGACATTGACGGTTCGCGAGACGGAAGTCTCGATCACTCCCGAACTTATCGAGGTGATCGCACAGAAGAACGAGTATCCCGCGATCAAACGGATTCTCGAAGATCACGGTATCGTCACGTTCGCGCTCGCATACGATCTCGTGAAAGCACACAGTGAGGGGGATGTCACAATCCGGCAGATCGCGAGCCTCACAGACCTTTCGCCTGGAACTGCGTATGATCTCGTCGAAGCGCTCTATTCGATTCTCGGTCTCGGTGACGATGAGTCATCCCCGACGACGTATACTCCGGATGATTTCGACGAGGACGAAGGCAACCTCCTCGAGGAATTTGCCGACAAGTAG
- a CDS encoding AbrB/MazE/SpoVT family DNA-binding domain-containing protein: protein MATEEGPEETKVSDRGMVTIPADLRRRLDIEPGDKLRWTTDEEGNLSVEIVHQREGVFDDFEPVDVGETNAVEVESEFGAE, encoded by the coding sequence ATGGCAACTGAAGAAGGCCCTGAGGAAACGAAGGTGAGCGACCGGGGAATGGTGACAATCCCTGCCGATCTCCGTCGGCGTCTCGACATCGAACCGGGGGACAAGCTTCGGTGGACCACCGACGAAGAAGGGAACCTCTCCGTCGAAATCGTCCATCAGCGTGAGGGGGTCTTCGACGACTTCGAGCCAGTGGATGTTGGTGAGACGAATGCAGTCGAAGTCGAGAGCGAGTTCGGGGCGGAGTGA